Proteins encoded in a region of the Anopheles ziemanni chromosome 2, idAnoZiCoDA_A2_x.2, whole genome shotgun sequence genome:
- the LOC131287104 gene encoding uncharacterized protein LOC131287104 gives MRKKQKLLPGLSDFTVLVLLARLALVAAQTTCNNGQGRVLYERLPNQQLQGFDDDVVRDSAPPFRVLEKCQDLCLRDRTASTNLGRACTSFDFQPGSRIASFSGSVEYEESTCYLTREQAAPEGIGNLMLVPNSVHFTEVCITSSRPDRECPSRRYVFERHPRKKLKLPVSDIKEVTAANRSDCEDKCLNEFSFVCRSANYDSSLRSCSMSRFTRRTHPELLEDDPNSDYLENTCLNAERRCDGLIVYVKEENKRLGGPFEVEIFNNMTLEECQSLCLRAEKYFCRSIEFDDQTKQCILSEEDSVSQKDDLSISSSPTHHFYDLVCLDNQRGSEYPDNSVTSHLFSSGRRPDTAFQRYRNSRLGGEFHSEITGRSLSECLDECLRQTSFQCRSAVYSDRFRTCRLSRYNQRDGMRIIYDADYDYYENLMPHLVGGEPDTTNGRPDPTDWRPPYGGGGDRDRDRVPDDRLPPGRYPPGDRYPMGSRPDYGGDSYPGGYPPTDRYPGSTDRYPLGPGTDRYPTGGGDYDGRYPPVYDNRFPGDRYGPTDRYPDRDPDPMYPPGPGGPMRYPPPLPPPDSRYPSAPDTRYPMDRYPPPNSRYPPGPDSRYPPAPRYPPDSRYPSDSRYPQTQPDAGRYPPDAAPDARYPPPVHSGSRPDSRYPMMAPPATHYPPPHYMPHMYGSGMYPVVPSRAPPNRGYPPDPYPAPVRPVDSNRYPAPETRYPLEPIGAQGRYPPPTSPNVNPFYNYMKGRPSDYNYHMAGYEPQRGYMDDRYGGYYPSAGGRIPPPMPAFPDRDRGYRRPGVGMAPDGGGYPFEIPYGPPSGTGYDNTLGGGDGFGGYGPQRPYETRCDNADVFKQVGSKRKMRKQYIRRVISAPSLGICQQECAGARDFMCRSFNYHDAAPYETEGNCELSDRDSRDLEVPSAQMFENDNADYYERTPGRGGPQDECLDVGQVCNEDGMEFTLRTPEGFVGRIYAYGFYDRCFFRGNGGTVNVLRISGPQGYPECGTQRYGDTMTNIIVVQFSDNVQTGRDKRFNLTCMFRGPGEAVVTSGYIGAGVQTIDRSGSPIPIEYLPAENSMSNKVRLMILYQGRPTTTIAVGDPLTFRLESQDGYSHATDIFATNVVARDPYSGRSVQLIDNYGCPVDSLVFPELGRSRDNDALEARFNAFKIPESNFLVFEATVRTCRGGCQPAYCPGPSGRSEPSFGRRKRSIENGTDFAGTAEPLIGVKDLDEDDEVVSIVNATMVNENATNAKEKDLSSSSTPEVAPGGEATSTSEMPEQVREMIESRSYHPLQVFQSREEMQQDTVARKMVAPIESVCLTHAEYYGLISALILLVILLISITFAAGIGYRSYWKVFMKNRTLDRNSPVNSFSPSALHNVSGSQFEASGRTHSTASRGPQVRSPGVSLFGSGLQKTFATGNLSRMCQIPVMNPLSRNGAAKSEFDDPSEPIYTDPSLFERSRSLRSIAVDQSEDANNV, from the exons ATGCGTAAAAAGCAAAAGCTCCTACCGGGGCTGTCTGATTTCACGGTACTGGTGTTACTCGCCCGGCTCGCGCTGGTCGCTGCCCAAACGACCTGCAACAACGGGCAGGGGCGCGTGCTTTACGAGCGTCTGCCGAACCAGCAGCTGCAAGGCTTCGACGATGACGTCGTGCGAGATTCGGCGCCACCGTTTCGGGTGCTGGAAAAGTGTCAGGACCTTTGCCTGCGTGACCGGACTGCCTCCACCAACCTTGGGCGGGCTTGTACCAGCTTCGACTTTCAGCCGGGCAGCAGGATTGCGTCGTTCAGTGGCAGCGTGGAGTACGAGGAGTCGACGTGCTATCTGACCCGGGAGCAGGCAGCACCGGAGGGCATCGGCAATCTGATGTTAGTACCGAACAGTGTCCATTTCACTGAAGTATGCATAACCT CTAGTCGCCCGGATCGTGAATGTCCTAGCCGACGGTACGTGTTCGAGCGTCACCCGAGGAAGAAGCTAAAGCTGCCCGTGTCCGACATCAAGGAGGTGACCGCCGCCAACCGTTCCGACTGCGAGGACAAGTGTCTGAACGAGTTCTCGTTTGTATGCCGCTCGGCGAACTACGACTCGTCGCTGCGGAGCTGCTCCATGTCCCGTTTCACCCGACGCACGCATCCCGAGCTGCTGGAGGATGACCCGAACTCGGACTACCTCGAGAACACCTGCCTGAACGCGGAACGTCGCTGCGACGGACTGATTGTGTAcgtgaaggaagaaaacaagcgCCTCGGAGGTCCGTTCGAGGTGGAGATCTTCAACAACATGACCCTCGAGGAGTGCCAGTCGCTGTGTCTGCGGGCGGAAAAGTACTTCTGTCGCTCGATCGAGTTCGACGATCAGACCAAGCAGTGCATCCTATCGGAGGAGGACTCTGTGTCACAGAAGGACGATCTCAGTATCAGCTCGAGCCCGACGCACCACTTCTACGATCTCGTCTGCCTGGACAACC AGCGTGGGTCCGAATATCCGGACAACTCCGTGACGTCCCATCTGTTCTCGAGTGGCCGCCGGCCCGATACTGCCTTCCAGCGCTATCGCAACTCGAGACTGGGCGGCGAGTTTCACTCGGAAATCACTGGCAGATCGCTCAGCGAGTGTCTCGACGAATGCCTGCGGCAGACGAGCTTTCAGTGCCGCTCGGCCGTCTACAGCGATCGGTTCCGCACCTGTCGTCTCAGCCGCTACAACCAGCGGGACGGAATGCGCATCATCTACGATGCCGATTACGATTACTATGAGAATTTGATGC CGCACCTAGTTGGGGGAGAACCGGACACGACCAATGGACGACCAGACCCGACAGACTGGCGCCCGCCCTACGGAGGCGGAGGAG ATCGCGATCGTGACCGTGTTCCAGACGACAGGCTTCCCCCGGGACGCTATCCACCGGGCGATCGATATCCGATGGGATCACGGCCAGATTATGGAG GTGATTCGTACCCCGGTGGCTATCCTCCGACAGATCGCTACCCGGGCTCCACCGACCGATATCCGCTCGGCCCCGGCACGGATCGATATCCCACCGGAGGCGGTGACTACGATGGGCGCTATCCGCCAGTCTATGACAACCGTTTCCCAGGCGACCGCTATGGTCCGACAGATCGCTACCCCGACCGCGACCCCGACCCGATGTATCCTCCGGGTCCGGGAGGTCCAATGCGTTATCCTCCTCCACTTCCACCGCCCGATTCGCGCTATCCTTCCGCACCAGACACACGCTATCCGATGGATCGCTATCCTCCTCCAAACTCTCGTTATCCGCCCGGTCCCGATTCACGTTATCCTCCGGCTCCTCGCTACCCTCCCGATTCTCGATATCCCTCAGACTCCCGTTATCCTCAAACCCAACCAGACGCCGGCCGATATCCGCCGGACGCTGCTCCAGACGCGCGCTACCCTCCACCGGTGCATTCCGGTTCTCGACCCGATTCACGCTACCCGATGATGGCGCCACCGGCCACACACTATCCACCGCCCCATTACATGCCACACATGTACGGGTCGGGTATGTACCCGGTGGTGCCTTCCAGGGCTCCCCCGAATCGTGGATACCCACCAGACCCTTACCCAGCACCGGTACGTCCGGTCGATAGCAATCGGTATCCGGCACCCGAAACGCGATATCCGCTGGAACCGATCGGCGCTCAGGGACGCTATCCACCGCCAACGTCACCGAATGTGAACCCGTTTTACAACTACATGAAGGGCCGCCCGTCCG aCTACAACTATCACATGGCAGGTTACGAGCCGCAGCGGGGTTACATGGATGACCGGTACGGAGGATACTATCCAAGCGCTGGCGGACGCATTCCTCCTCCAATGCCTGCATTCCCCGATCGCGACCGAGGCTACCGACGACCCGGTGTTGGAATGGCACCGGACGGTGGCGGTTATCCCTTCGAGATACCCTACGGACCACCGTCCGGAACTGGGTACGATAATACGCTCGGTGGAGGTGATGGATTCGGTGGCTATGGCCCGCAACGTCCGTATGAGACGCGCTGCGACAATGCGGACGTGTTCAAGCAGGTTGGCTCCAAGCGGAAGATGCGAAAGCAGTACATTCGACGGGTCATCAGTGCACCGTCGCTCGGCATTTGCCAGCAGGAGTGTGCCGGGGCGCGGGACTTCATGTGCCGTAGCTTCAACTATCACGATGCGGCCCCGTACGAGACGGAGGGTAACTGCGAACTGAGCGATCGGGATTCGCGCGACCTCGAGGTACCGAGCGCCCAGATGTTCGAGAATGACAACGCGGACTACTACGAGCGCACGCCAGGACGCGGTGGTCCTCAAGACGAATGTCTCGATG TTGGGCAAGTTTGCAACGAAGATGGGATGGAATTTACGCTACGTACACCGGAAGGATTTGTCGGACGAATCTACGCGTACGGGTTCTACGATCGGTGCTTCTTCCGTGGCAACGGTGGAACCGTGAACGTGCTGAGAATCAGTGGACCACAGGGTTACCCAGAATGTGGCACACAAAGG TATGGTGACACCATGACGAACATTATAGTGGTCCAATTCTCGGATAACGTACAAACCGGGCGTGACAAACGTTTCAATCTGACTTGCATGTTTCGCGGACCCGGCGAGGCCGTGGTAACCTCCGGCTACATTGGTGCTGG TGTTCAAACCATTGACAGATCCGGCAGTCCCATCCCGATCGAGTACCTACCGGCCGAGAATTCGATGAGCAACAAGGTTCGCCTGATGATCCTCTACCAGGGccgaccgacgacgacgattgcCGTTGGTGATCCACTAACGTTCCGGCTGGAGTCGCAGGACGGTTACAGCCACGCGACGGACATCTTTGCGACCAATGTCGTCGCCAGGGATCCATACTCGGGACGAAGCGTTCAGCTGATCGATAATTATGG CTGTCCGGTGGATAGTTTGGTGTTCCCAGAACTTGGAAGATCGCGAGATAATGACGCCTTAGAGGCACGCTTCAACGCGTTCAAGATACCTGAATCAAACTTCCTGGTGTTCGAAGCGACCGTCCGAACATGCCGTGGCGGTTGTCAACCG GCTTACTGTCCAGGGCCAAGTGGACGCTCGGAGCCATCGTTTGGACGGCGCAagcgatcgatcgaaaatggaaCCGATTTCGCCGGCACTGCGGAACCACTGATCGGCGTTAAGGACCttgacgaagacgacgaagtGGTATCGATCGTTAACGCCACCATGGTCAACGAGAACGCAACGAACGCGAAGGAAAAGGACCTGTCCTCCAGTAGCACGCCGGAAGTCGCCCCGGGAGGCGAAGCAACCAGCACGAGCGAAATGCCCGAGCAAGTACGCGAAATGATTGAG TCCCGATCCTATCACCCCCTGCAGGTGTTCCAGTCGCGCGAAGAGATGCAGCAGGACACGGTGGCACGGAAGATGGTGGCACCGATTGAGTCGGTCTGTCTGACGCACGCCGAGTACTACGGGCTGATCAGTGCGCTCATACTGCTGGTCATTCTGCTGATCAGCATCACGTTTGCCGCCGGGATCGGGTACCGCAGCTACTGGAAGGTGTTCATGAAGAACCGCACGCTCGATCGCAACTCCCCGGTTAACTCGTTCAGCCCGTCGGCTCTGCATAATGTTTCGGGAAGTCAGTTTGAGGCCTCTGGCAGGACGCACTCCACGGCGAGCCGTGGTCCACAAGTTCGCTCACCTGGAGTGTCTCTCTTCGGAAGTGGACTACAGAAAACGTTCGCCACAGG CAATCTATCTCGAATGTGTCAGATACCGGTGATGAACCCACTGTCCAGGAACGGTgctgccaagagcgagtttgACGATCCCAGTGAACCGATCTACACCGATCCATCACTCTTCGAAAGGTCAAG ATCCCTGCGCAGCATAGCCGTCGATCAGTCGGAGGACGCCAACAACGTTTGA